Proteins from a genomic interval of Halopseudomonas litoralis:
- a CDS encoding DUF2790 domain-containing protein: MVLFRVLLVVSALSMSATAIAKGDGDSTYRPLMQKNEKAMQEYAAARGLAPPKVTQYQYGMKMDVAKVVNMTRVDSSCNVQPARMTYKDSNGNLHTLEYRKMGVCRTHG; the protein is encoded by the coding sequence ATGGTTTTATTTAGGGTTCTCTTGGTTGTTTCAGCTTTGTCAATGTCTGCAACAGCTATAGCCAAAGGAGATGGCGATTCCACCTATAGGCCTTTGATGCAAAAAAATGAAAAGGCGATGCAAGAATATGCGGCGGCGCGCGGGCTAGCTCCGCCAAAGGTGACGCAGTACCAGTATGGTATGAAAATGGACGTTGCAAAAGTCGTCAATATGACTCGTGTCGACTCCAGCTGTAATGTTCAGCCAGCCAGAATGACCTATAAAGATTCCAACGGAAATTTACATACTCTTGAGTATCGTAAGATGGGTGTGTGTAGGACTCATGGTTAG
- a CDS encoding heavy metal sensor histidine kinase has translation MKPLRLSLRLGISVGAMGAMLVIIVALSIYLTLAFQLDSIAKNDLKSKLIQIEHSLKDDANGNNLADYPHTLYDIVMGHDNLDLAVYGLYPQLEELINIGKNSSPSYLSAIAATENPRFQSWTNETGLRYLTVSKAIELDNDVKVKVLLSLDRTQDIDLIYTSLKAALFFLPFLLILISAGTWFIVQRGLAPLTKFSQIASRVSTRDLTHRIADDKLPQELSELAKAINFMLNRLDDGVQQLSQFSDDLAHELRSPISNLMGVAQVTLSKKRPPEEYKNVLECCVEELERVSHIVSDMLFLAQTGSLTSLPPFEFIRLEEEAASVIDLLNVIAEEKKITLNMAGTGVVHGNRLMIQRAIYNILSNAINHASIHSNVQVTIGVIRKSIVLSVENLGDEIPQEHLPYLFERFYRIDESRSRIEGGTGLGLAIVKSIMTLHGGKAKVSSKPEGIIVFYLEFPNIQ, from the coding sequence GTGAAGCCATTAAGGCTATCTCTTCGGCTAGGAATTTCTGTTGGTGCCATGGGGGCAATGCTGGTCATAATTGTAGCATTGTCAATATATCTAACGCTGGCCTTTCAGCTTGACTCGATAGCAAAAAATGATTTAAAAAGCAAGCTGATTCAAATTGAACATAGCTTGAAAGACGACGCAAACGGTAATAATCTGGCAGATTACCCACACACTTTATATGACATAGTTATGGGTCATGACAACCTGGATTTGGCAGTATATGGTTTATATCCGCAGCTGGAAGAACTGATTAATATTGGCAAAAACTCCTCGCCCTCATATCTATCCGCCATCGCAGCGACCGAGAACCCTCGGTTCCAATCATGGACAAATGAGACCGGATTACGCTATTTGACTGTCTCAAAAGCCATAGAGCTTGATAATGACGTCAAAGTAAAGGTGCTGCTATCACTCGATAGAACCCAAGATATAGACCTTATATACACGAGTTTGAAAGCAGCGCTTTTCTTTTTACCCTTTCTTCTTATCTTAATTAGCGCTGGCACCTGGTTTATCGTTCAGAGAGGACTAGCCCCTTTAACAAAATTCAGTCAAATCGCATCCAGAGTGTCAACCAGGGATCTTACTCACAGAATAGCTGATGACAAACTTCCGCAAGAGTTGAGTGAATTAGCAAAAGCAATAAATTTCATGCTAAATCGCCTTGATGATGGAGTTCAACAACTTTCACAATTCTCCGACGACCTTGCACATGAATTACGCTCCCCAATCTCAAACCTCATGGGAGTGGCACAAGTGACATTATCTAAAAAAAGACCGCCAGAAGAATATAAAAACGTCCTTGAATGCTGCGTCGAAGAGCTGGAACGCGTCTCCCATATCGTGTCCGATATGTTGTTTTTGGCTCAGACTGGCAGCCTAACCAGCCTACCTCCTTTTGAGTTTATTCGTCTAGAGGAAGAAGCAGCCAGTGTAATTGATTTACTTAATGTCATTGCAGAGGAAAAAAAAATAACCTTAAATATGGCGGGGACCGGTGTTGTTCACGGAAACAGGCTGATGATACAGCGTGCAATATATAATATTTTGTCGAACGCCATTAATCATGCCTCTATCCACTCCAACGTCCAGGTGACAATAGGAGTCATACGGAAAAGCATTGTGTTATCAGTCGAGAATCTTGGTGATGAGATCCCTCAAGAACACCTTCCCTACTTATTTGAACGATTCTATAGGATTGATGAAAGCCGTTCACGTATAGAGGGAGGCACTGGGCTTGGACTGGCTATAGTTAAATCCATCATGACCTTACATGGCGGCAAGGCTAAAGTATCAAGCAAACCTGAAGGTATCATTGTTTTTTATCTAGAATTCCCCAACATCCAATAA
- a CDS encoding methyltransferase family protein yields the protein MHWLENRIPPPLVATLFGLLMWVAAHQLPGGLELTIEWRVGAGLVALLLGAAICLAGVLSFHHARTTVNPLRPETASALVSAGVYRYTRNPMYLGFATALVAWSIFLAWPPALLGVLGFVLYMNRFQIGSEERALTRLFGDEFARYCNRVRRWI from the coding sequence ATGCACTGGCTGGAGAACCGTATACCGCCACCCCTGGTTGCGACCCTATTCGGCCTGCTGATGTGGGTCGCCGCTCATCAGCTTCCCGGCGGCCTTGAACTGACTATTGAGTGGCGTGTGGGCGCGGGCCTGGTGGCTCTGCTGCTGGGTGCGGCTATCTGTCTGGCCGGCGTATTGTCTTTCCACCATGCCCGCACCACGGTTAACCCGCTGAGACCGGAGACGGCTTCGGCGCTGGTCTCAGCGGGCGTCTACCGCTACACGCGAAATCCGATGTACCTGGGCTTCGCCACTGCTCTGGTGGCCTGGTCAATTTTCCTCGCTTGGCCACCGGCGCTGCTTGGGGTTCTGGGGTTTGTTCTGTATATGAACCGCTTCCAGATTGGTTCGGAAGAACGGGCGCTGACCAGACTGTTCGGCGACGAATTCGCACGATACTGCAACCGAGTCCGGCGCTGGATATAG
- a CDS encoding disulfide bond formation protein B, protein MTSKASFDPWVLLLLAWLLALFATLAALFIGEVMGQVPCVLCWFQRAFMFPLAVILAVACYRSDFDSWRYALPLAGIGALLALGHSLLYAGLIPQRIQPCNATGPSCSDANMTILGGIPLPLLALGTFVAIAILLLIIRRRTAQ, encoded by the coding sequence ATGACTAGCAAAGCTTCTTTCGATCCTTGGGTATTGCTGCTTCTGGCCTGGCTGCTGGCATTGTTCGCGACACTCGCCGCACTGTTCATTGGCGAAGTGATGGGGCAGGTACCCTGTGTGCTCTGTTGGTTTCAACGCGCATTCATGTTTCCTCTGGCGGTGATCCTGGCCGTGGCTTGTTATCGCTCAGATTTCGACAGCTGGCGTTACGCATTGCCCCTCGCTGGTATCGGTGCCTTGCTTGCCCTCGGCCATAGCTTGTTATATGCCGGTCTGATTCCACAGCGTATTCAACCTTGCAACGCCACCGGGCCGTCTTGCTCAGACGCCAACATGACCATTCTCGGTGGCATCCCGTTGCCGCTGCTGGCACTGGGTACATTTGTCGCTATCGCCATCCTGCTTCTTATCATCCGTCGGAGAACCGCCCAATGA
- a CDS encoding DsbA family protein, with protein MNRRTLVVIISALLLAAFAAAAFFYQGATPPPQKQAAPTAQGASALVRSHSPVLGPVNAPVTIVEFFDPSCEACRAFYPPVKKILAENPNDVRLVLRYVLFHRGSEEVSRLLEASRKQELFPQVLEAVLIAQPGWHDDPEVAKAWEAAASVGLDIDKARTDMNLPAVDAVLKTDMQDVETVGIRGTPTFFVNGQPLTEFGPEPLRQLVLSELAKARQ; from the coding sequence ATGAATCGCCGTACCTTAGTAGTCATCATCAGCGCCTTGCTGCTGGCCGCCTTCGCCGCCGCTGCCTTCTTCTATCAGGGCGCTACGCCGCCACCCCAGAAGCAGGCCGCGCCCACTGCGCAGGGCGCTAGCGCACTGGTGCGATCCCACTCGCCAGTCCTTGGTCCAGTCAACGCACCCGTCACCATCGTCGAGTTCTTCGACCCTTCCTGTGAGGCCTGCCGCGCGTTCTATCCACCCGTGAAAAAGATTCTCGCCGAGAATCCCAACGACGTGCGTCTCGTGCTGCGCTATGTGCTGTTCCACCGAGGCTCCGAAGAAGTTTCCCGTCTGCTGGAGGCGTCCCGCAAACAGGAACTTTTCCCGCAAGTGCTGGAAGCGGTGCTTATTGCTCAACCCGGCTGGCATGATGACCCTGAGGTTGCCAAGGCCTGGGAGGCAGCTGCTTCGGTTGGACTGGACATCGACAAGGCACGCACCGATATGAACTTGCCCGCAGTCGACGCCGTACTCAAGACTGATATGCAAGACGTCGAGACAGTTGGCATTCGGGGCACGCCGACCTTCTTCGTCAACGGCCAGCCGCTGACCGAGTTTGGCCCCGAGCCGCTGCGCCAACTGGTGCTCAGTGAGCTCGCCAAGGCTAGGCAGTAA